The following proteins are encoded in a genomic region of Bacillota bacterium:
- a CDS encoding FtsX-like permease family protein produces the protein MLYKNTLVKIKKSLGRFLSLFGIVLVGAGFFAGIQASFPDMITSISQYNNSHKLMDFKIVSTMGLTNDDVNALKALKNVSGVTPSYSLDVLDQSKAIRVHAIEKSVDTVELIKGRMPNTDTECVADNQSYKVGDKIVITSDVSGLKNTEFSVVGTVQSPLYLSYDYGNTTIGDGKLSSFIFVNRENFTLEAYTEIYLNAAGTSNVATYSKEYDALASQLDNELVNLKPIREDARYKEVYNKAAGEINSNEATLNDEMAKGEKQLNDAKAQLDANSVKLDDAKKELAKNEADLQEKIKKQNESFRSAKAQIASGRDQITISLQQSGITQDELGRKINELSLAIQSMKEQQGKIPADNPQYVQLNAQISQYTALSRQLVELRASIDTLNAKEDQLNQGIKLFNSQIRSVQQQIASGKTQLAANQKKLDDGYKQYNENLASFNSKMADAKIKVQDARDKLAGAEKPQWTILDRDMAVAGYDNLNSGANVISLVAKFFPIFFILIVLLMTSNTMTRMIAEERGELGTLTSLGYKDISIISTYLFYVLSATVSATVIGYFAGCTGIPKIIYACFPYILPPLIIRYNIITLLLILVVAAGVMTLVTVVFCNQELKGSPASLMRPVPPKNGQTILLERFGFIWKRLSFTWKVTMRNLFRYKQRVAMTIIGIAGCTAMLLTGFGLKDSINGIAQRQYGGIFRYGDLMVLKNERQDISGEFAKLLAKEQIQNPVLIRQTAFTCESEGKSLDAYLIVPENEETFSKYFNLTSTVTGTGTAPDDNGVVISNKLSKTFKIGKGDKITVKDADNKEYTLPVSDVTENHFLDYIYMNKSLYSKIFGKSVSYNIIVSDYSGNKKTLAEHMISSDTVINVNFKDNMLLQAEEANKSLSSAVILIVCIASILMVIVLYNLTSINISERKREIASLKVLGFSDSETNEYIYREALILTFISIGLGLLLGLGLHRFVMEIINENAPILFFIKIKGLSFVWTILITMAVSIIMQVVTYFKLQKVDMIESLKSVE, from the coding sequence GTGCTCTATAAAAATACTCTAGTCAAAATCAAAAAATCTTTAGGAAGGTTTCTATCACTTTTTGGTATCGTGCTGGTGGGCGCTGGATTTTTCGCAGGCATACAGGCAAGCTTTCCAGATATGATCACGTCGATCAGTCAGTATAACAACAGCCACAAGCTTATGGATTTCAAGATCGTCAGTACAATGGGGCTTACTAATGACGATGTAAACGCGCTGAAGGCTTTGAAAAATGTAAGCGGCGTGACTCCAAGCTATTCTCTGGATGTTTTGGATCAGAGTAAAGCGATCCGGGTTCATGCGATTGAAAAATCGGTAGATACCGTTGAACTAATAAAAGGCCGGATGCCGAATACTGACACGGAATGTGTCGCGGATAATCAAAGCTATAAGGTAGGCGATAAGATCGTCATTACCAGTGACGTGAGCGGACTTAAAAACACGGAATTTTCTGTCGTGGGTACTGTGCAGTCGCCGCTGTATCTGTCGTACGATTATGGAAATACCACAATCGGCGACGGAAAACTGTCCTCCTTCATTTTTGTAAACAGAGAAAATTTTACGCTTGAAGCCTATACTGAAATCTATCTGAATGCCGCTGGAACCAGCAACGTTGCCACATATTCTAAAGAATATGACGCCCTTGCGTCACAGCTTGATAACGAACTCGTGAATCTGAAACCGATAAGGGAGGATGCACGGTATAAAGAGGTTTACAACAAGGCTGCAGGTGAAATCAACAGCAATGAGGCAACTCTGAATGATGAAATGGCAAAAGGCGAAAAGCAGTTGAACGACGCAAAAGCACAGCTGGATGCAAATTCAGTGAAACTCGACGATGCCAAGAAAGAGCTTGCTAAAAATGAGGCCGACCTGCAAGAAAAAATTAAAAAACAGAATGAGTCTTTTCGGTCAGCAAAAGCTCAGATCGCAAGCGGTCGCGATCAAATCACCATTTCATTGCAGCAGAGCGGTATAACTCAGGATGAATTGGGACGCAAGATCAATGAGCTCAGCTTAGCTATCCAATCCATGAAAGAACAGCAGGGAAAGATTCCTGCTGATAATCCGCAATACGTTCAGCTTAACGCACAGATCAGTCAGTATACTGCACTGTCCCGGCAATTAGTCGAGCTTCGTGCATCAATCGATACGCTGAATGCGAAAGAAGATCAGCTAAATCAGGGGATCAAGCTTTTCAACTCGCAAATCAGGAGTGTACAGCAGCAGATAGCAAGCGGGAAGACCCAGCTTGCTGCAAACCAAAAGAAGCTCGATGACGGGTATAAGCAATACAATGAAAATTTAGCTTCCTTCAACTCCAAAATGGCTGATGCAAAGATAAAGGTTCAAGATGCCAGAGATAAGCTTGCCGGTGCCGAAAAACCCCAGTGGACAATCCTTGACAGGGATATGGCCGTCGCAGGCTACGATAATCTGAATTCAGGAGCTAATGTGATCTCTTTGGTCGCTAAGTTTTTCCCCATATTTTTCATCTTGATCGTGCTGCTTATGACCTCCAACACCATGACCCGGATGATAGCGGAAGAACGCGGAGAGCTTGGCACTCTAACGTCGCTTGGCTATAAAGATATTAGCATTATTTCAACCTATTTGTTTTATGTTCTGTCGGCTACTGTTTCGGCGACTGTGATCGGTTACTTCGCCGGATGCACTGGCATCCCGAAAATTATCTATGCCTGTTTTCCATACATCCTGCCGCCGCTTATCATCAGGTATAACATCATAACTCTTCTGCTGATTTTGGTGGTTGCCGCTGGGGTCATGACGCTGGTGACGGTTGTTTTCTGCAATCAGGAGCTAAAGGGGAGCCCGGCTTCTTTAATGCGGCCGGTTCCGCCAAAAAACGGGCAGACCATCCTGCTTGAAAGGTTCGGTTTTATATGGAAACGATTATCTTTTACGTGGAAAGTCACCATGCGCAATCTGTTCCGTTATAAGCAAAGGGTCGCTATGACGATTATTGGGATAGCGGGCTGCACCGCCATGCTGCTCACAGGGTTCGGTCTGAAAGACAGCATTAACGGCATAGCACAAAGGCAATATGGCGGGATCTTTAGATACGGTGATTTAATGGTGCTTAAAAATGAGAGACAGGATATAAGCGGGGAGTTTGCAAAGCTCCTAGCGAAAGAACAGATCCAAAATCCGGTTTTAATCAGACAAACTGCCTTTACATGTGAGTCGGAAGGCAAATCGCTGGATGCATATCTGATCGTCCCGGAGAATGAGGAAACGTTTTCTAAATACTTCAACCTTACAAGCACAGTAACCGGAACCGGCACGGCGCCCGACGACAATGGTGTTGTCATCTCGAATAAGCTTTCCAAGACTTTTAAGATAGGGAAAGGTGATAAGATAACTGTAAAGGATGCCGATAATAAAGAATATACGTTACCTGTATCCGACGTCACCGAAAACCACTTTCTTGATTATATATATATGAATAAAAGTCTGTACAGCAAAATATTCGGTAAATCAGTATCTTATAATATAATCGTATCAGATTATTCCGGAAACAAAAAAACTTTGGCTGAGCATATGATAAGCAGCGATACGGTCATCAATGTAAATTTCAAAGACAATATGCTGCTTCAGGCTGAGGAAGCGAATAAAAGCTTGAGCAGTGCGGTTATTTTGATCGTCTGCATTGCTTCAATCCTGATGGTAATCGTGCTTTACAATCTGACATCTATCAATATCAGCGAACGAAAACGTGAAATCGCCTCACTGAAGGTGCTTGGATTCAGTGACAGTGAAACTAATGAATATATCTACCGTGAAGCTTTGATACTTACATTTATCAGCATTGGACTCGGTTTGCTTTTGGGTCTCGGCCTGCATCGCTTTGTGATGGAAATTATCAATGAAAATGCGCCTATTCTGTTTTTTATAAAAATAAAAGGTCTGAGTTTTGTCTGGACTATACTGATAACAATGGCTGTCTCGATAATTATGCAGGTCGTAACCTATTTTAAACTGCAGAAGGTTGATATGATAGAATCATTGAAATCGGTGGAATAA